From Hylaeus volcanicus isolate JK05 chromosome 2, UHH_iyHylVolc1.0_haploid, whole genome shotgun sequence, the proteins below share one genomic window:
- the LOC128872777 gene encoding WD repeat and FYVE domain-containing protein 3 isoform X1, whose translation MDNQIISMNIMRKLRGSTSVGGMGSSSAGSIDDCVGATNPQHTALGLMHLKKLFSEYTHPLHTLSDAERDDKLYNMLPLFCKVFGSSPAGDMSEKFWDILAFTQQVSRLMVSEIRRRASNQSTETASCAIVKFLEIENSEESSNGWMLLSALNLLAAGDTSLIQAMTTASVPSTLVKCLYLFFDLPEMIEDEADITDTNSEFTPKQRRILLQKIFVQLLVRLCSHPYPAEELARKDDLTLLFSAITSWCPHYNVMWRKSAAEVLMTLSRHGLTQNVVSYIHNKGCIALCVDNMQRVPELAPLEVVEMFVTVFCFLKDSSEVSQTLLDDFRACQGYMFLSEFLLKHAPSRLEQDSRAEAQDAIRNLVLMLASLTMCGHTELKPSQASMGSLFQMLGFTLPQPSNRGGSVRNIQAFQVLQSVFVKSNSPLLCCTILDAISSVYHSDNANYFILEGQYTLSEFAEKIHLKNREIQEKFFQLLEFIVFQLNFVPCKELISLSILLKTNNSTSCSILCMETLLNILRHNNIFKDVYREVGMLEVFVTCLHRYATLLKDKQAAHDQGLEYKICPEDERLGALVMEALTTLLAGNVQNANVFRECGGARCAHNLVPYTDCRYQALGIVRELILSAGGDDDMATLLGVMHSAPSHALVLKTHILKSLLACLRESHRTRTVFRKVGGFVYVMSVLVSLEGQLGTQRSDGIEPCNDVIKRTPQEETQLLTLLHVVFHTISTAMRFEPANAKFFHHEICQSSLCDTLRLLGCFSTQTKLKEIDLIPTTNYHNMLLLLFTGSVLEPIFPDIMPKTLAYACLLLRLLYDVALDSFDKPNLAGLGMRSPSHKQNSVEQQKSFDSPGSGKRTVINSLNLSPPTPEPIVVHPGIVVGMLHLLPSVSEPSNIQMALALQLYIAEIIKSLVRSERNQQIMCEAGMAGELLSMGRIALQDETHPLHQPLQYIIERLAAQSLEPRDLREFLRLGDPLCCISLDDIEPNKPRGGPVPLTRIKTLVSMTTPKDFRAHGSCTLPPFVELDMSAEGFACLYLPSVAPQSTTPPTVVAADSSVLGGIGSGDRLFPPQTGLTYSTWICVDKFSDSRTDPHCVRLLTLVRTPQSARDLICLTAVLSARDKAIIVSTQETQMPQNVGEWEPEGTGECGARVWCPDLLHEGQWHHIAIVLNRAVLKNSSFSLYLDGQHIHSQKLHYITQVPGGGAANLTVASPVYGYIGTPPCWRRYSRLAWKQGPCHLVEEVFNSQSIATLFKLGPHYMGSLQAPQLLVQEPLMPLVAEEKVVFGLNAKAMSQLTLAKIRKVYSRADNKSIAKQLGMSSHENATPIRVLHNSAGHLSGPARALGGVVVGYLGVRVFSPRPVATMIDNVGGCSVLLGLIAMAQDVESLYAAVKALVCVVRSNQAAQQEMDRRRGYQTLAMLLRRKCPLLNSHILHLTFSLVGTVDSGRETSAIPNVTAFQDLLCDLQVWHEAPGELLRSLLEHLYELIAESSEKRTNLRLMRDLQLVHKLLHILSDVKQSTTRQILLALLSILLSQPRQADLLWFGQFIVATLPQSSEKHLILRESEGNKEGEGEHILLRNRCLQLLHSLLFNGPKPNINMCEELSKVLGLDWILLFLQSGLHSTTVIWGLRILVAVCSVQPILQKFKEGTSNGSWLRHTDHNKMALALGCHQQMSGGESKPSGLHVPGFQHLGWLLPQHVDLVPELYFLFIALMMGQPVKLLPTDSKVILKLDLDNVWNFLFGVPANHTLSSFASRINLCPEAVVTLLAMVRTMLNNYSVNPESLPDWLSDYPVTIIQFLFFLYHNFTDFMQVFMSAEVLGALAGTLFPKPTSSSQDSSGASTPADEQEPVLVRSPSKDVGLTNHPAKKFVMDFLRVIVVDSLSLPVTAKSPPAIDLVLEAWPEHASTGQQTRYQTEILSILMEHLLAADVLIGEQAALPVVPGGSVNNITNNVCYVAARIVDKLWQGALTKDPHEVFDFIVKLIGQAKRRPGVVSMEGLHHCLNRTILFLLSRPTDSIADQMAVLEALHKLTTHRLLVFGAGNHELEFISCLTYCLLQLTTDVKVTLDTNMRTMWHLNPQVEASDDRLTSHQGHNLMAVAATRVWEELYVCKKPAIEEVFKITLPAPVGNERAPELSLVRDQMHEAATRLWLNYVVMERKASYRVPWELHNQIQSKIQKVTGGLTRLASRTKVRKEESVRVRLRLHQNTVAQWTEQHIALVRELAAGKRLQYIQTNQHTQRYVYQEWLQTETELTRERGLWGPPTPTRLDKWMLDMTEGPCRMRKKMMKNELFYIHYPYRPELEHPDNKQLKYKVATSTDSKEYYLKQLGNSSGMFERERDPVIDDTPLNVNESSTESEPPMVPCTLERHASEPDEAPEDNEQEEENNQTVPDNQTLIRLLEEHEKISHMFRCARIQGLDTTEGLLLFGKEHFYVIDGFTLLKSREIRDIESLPEAYEPILPSPGSPRRSRAMRQCSKFNYEDIREVHKRRYLLQPMALEVFSGDGRNYLLAFPRKVRNKVYQRFMTFATAIADSAQQSVAGQKRTANVEQATGLLSNLIGETSVTQRWVRGEISNFQYLMHLNTLAGRSYNDLMQYPIFPWILADYDSEELDLTDPATFRDFGKPMGAQSPERLLQFKKRYKEWDDPHGETPPYHYGTHYSSAMIVCSYLVRMEPFTQHFLRLQGGHFDLADRMFNSIKEAWLSASKHNMADVKELIPEFFYLPEFLVNSNHFDLGSKQSGVQLGDIVLPPWAKQDPREFIRAHRLALECDYVSQHLHQWIDLIFGCKQNGPAAVEAVNVFHHLFYEGNVDIYNIDDPLKKNATIGFINNFGQIPKQLFKKPHPAKKMTQRTSVIDPGPITPGLSITTSDKLFFHNLDNLKPSLQPIKELKGPVGQILHIDKAVLAVEQNKTLIPPTYNKYVAWGFADHSLRIGNYDSDKAIFVCEAMMQNSGEIVACVCPSSKLIVTAGTSSVVTVWEYTKRQLSIKQCLYGHTDAVTCLSSSPAYNVIVSGSRDGTAIIWDLSRCLFVRQLRGHAGPVAAVAINELTGDIATCAATWLHVWSINGEELASVNTCVGRADRMQQILCVAFSQTHEWDSQNVIMTGSTDGVARMWSMDYVQVPAEEEKPEEAANAKEKNPKSSRSESQNETTKKRVHELVKQMSISAEGSVLAMLAKSGSESSLSEPENSKEASRLHEEKEECSDNESSNGSTSKPSPQNNNTSTVVLRRKSRGNPMFRKSEGGGRADSEGTQTSESASIVGDSEGALRASKSDTSLTDSFVMVTEADTKPKRINPQNILRDGFKWQRQLVFRSKLTMHTAYDRKDNTEPASITALAVSRDHRTVYVGDTRGRVFSWSVCEQPGRTVADHWLKDEGADCCVGCGVRFNLYERRHHCRNCGQVFCSKCSRFESKISRLGILKPVRVCQGCYSSLRSQHSAESSA comes from the exons ATGGATAAT cAAATTATAAGTATGAACATAATGCGTAAGTTACGAGGGAGTACCAGCGTCGGAGGAATGGGTTCTAGCAGTGCCGGCAGTATAGATGATTGCGTGGGAGCTACAAATCCTCAGCATACCGCACTGGGTCTCATGCACcttaagaaacttttttccGAGTATACCCATCCTCTGCATACCCTCTCAGATGCTGAGCGCGATGATAAGCTATATAATATGTTGCCATTATTTTGCAAA gTATTTGGGTCTAGTCCAGCAGGTGATATGAGCGAGAAGTTTTGGGACATTCTGGCATTTACACAACAAGTGTCTAGATTAATGGTGTCTGAAATTAGGAGAAGGGCAAGCAATCAAAGTACTGAAACAGCAAGTTGTGccattgtaaaatttttagaaattgaaaacagcGAGGAGTCGAGCAATGGTTGGATGCTACTATCCGCGCTGAATTTACTTGCAGCAGGCGATACTTCTCTAATACAG GCCATGACTACCGCTTCTGTCCCGTCGACATTggtaaaatgtttgtatttatttttcgatttgCCTGAAATGATCGAGGACGAAGCCGATATTACAGATACGAATAGCGAATTTACTCCAAAGCAACGTAGAATActgttacagaaaatatttgttcaa TTGTTGGTGAGATTATGTAGTCATCCGTATCCAGCGGAAGAGCTCGCCCGTAAAGATGACCTTACGTTATTATTCTCAGCAATAACTAGTTGGTGTCCTCACTACAATGTGATGTGGCGTAAAAGCGCGGCAGAAGTATTAATGACTCTATCTCGACATGGACTTACCCAGAATGTAGTGAGCTACATCCACA ataaaGGATGTATAGCACTTTGTGTTGATAATATGCAACGTGTACCTGAGCTGGCACCATTGGAAGTAGTAGAAATGTTCGTCAcggtattttgttttttaaaagattccAGTGAAGTATCGCAAACGCTTCTGGACGATTTTCGCGCTTGTCAAGGATATATGTTTCTatcggaatttttattgaa gCACGCTCCATCGAGATTAGAACAAGATAGTAGAGCGGAAGCACAGGATGCCATTCGGAATTTAGTTCTTATGCTGGCATCTTTAACGATGTGCGGTCATACAGAATTGAAGCCAAGTCAAGCTAGCATGGGATCTTTATTTCAGATGCTTGGCTTTACTTTACCTCAACCAAGTAACAGag GAGGAAGTGTTCGAAATATCCAAGCGTTCCAAGTACTACAATCCGTATTTGTAAAGTCTAATTCACCACTTTTATGTTGTACTATCCTCGATGCAATATCTAGCGTATATCACAGTGATAATgccaattattttatactcgaGGGACAGTACACATTGTCCGAATTCGCAGAAAAGATCCACTTAAAAAATCGAGAAATACAAGAAAAGTTCTTTCAGTTGCTAGAATTCATAGTGTTTCAACTTAATTTCGTGCCTTGCAAGGAACTTATATCTTTGTCTATACTATTAAAAACGAATAATTCGACTAGCTGCAGTATCTTGTGCATGGAAACACTCCTCAATATACTCAG AcataacaatatatttaaagatgtGTACAGAGAAGTAGGTATGTTAGAAGTGTTTGTTACGTGTCTTCACCGTTACGCAACTTTACTTAAGGATAAGCAAGCTGCGCATGATCAAGGATTAG aaTACAAAATATGCCCAGAAGATGAACGATTGGGTGCCTTAGTAATGGAAGCTCTGACGACATTATTAGCAGGCAATGTTCAAAATGCTAATGTCTTCAGGGAGTGCGGCGGAGCGCGTTGCGCTCATAATCTCGTGCCCTACACAGACTGTCGATATCAAGCGCTTGGCATTGTTAGAGAATTAATACTTAGTGCAGGGGGAGACGATGATATGGCTACATTACTAGGTGTCATGCATTCAGCACCTTCCCATGCCTTAGTCTTAAAGACGCATatattaaaa TCTTTGTTGGCTTGCTTGAGGGAATCGCACCGAACCAGAACTGTCTTTCGGAAAGTGGGAGGTTTTGTTTACGTGATGTCCGTTTTAGTATCTTTGGAAGGTCAATTGGGTACGCAAAGATCCGATGGTATAGAACCTTGCAACGACGTAATAAAACGAACACCACAGGAAGAGACACAGTTGCTGACACTCTTACACGTCGTATTTCACACAATAAGTACAGCTATGAGATTCGAACCAGCGAACGCGAAATTTTTCCATCACGAG ATATGCCAATCGAGTTTGTGTGACACTCTACGACTTCTTGGGTGTTTCTCGACACAAACGAAACTTAAGGAAATAGATTTAATACCAACCACGAACTACCACAACATGTTATTGTTGCTATTTACTGGGAGTGTATTAGAACCCATATTTCCAGACATCATGCCAAAGACGCTCGCGTATGCATGTTTATTGCTACGTCTTCTCTACGATGTAGCGCTCGACTCTTTCGATAAGCCAAATTTGGCAGGCTTAGGAATGAGGTCGCCGAGTCATAAACAAAATAGCGTCGAG caacAAAAATCTTTTGATTCTCCGGGTAGCGGTAAGAGAACTGTCATAAACTCTTTAAATCTGAGTCCTCCTACTCCCGAGCCAATAGTGGTACACCCTGGCATAGTTGTCGGAATGTTACACTTGCTTCCATCAGTTTCGGAACCATCCAATATACAAATGGCTCTAGCTTTGCAATTGTACATAGCGGAAATCATTAAAAGTTTGGTGCGCTCGGAAAGAAATCAACAAATAATGTGCGAAGCTGGGATGGCTGGTGAATTGCTATCGATGGGGAGAATTGCATTGCAAGATGAAACGCATCCCCTTCATCAGCcgttacaatatattatagaaaGACTCGCGGCACAATCTTTAGAACCACGTGACCTTAG AGAATTTTTACGCTTGGGTGATCCATTATGTTGTATATCACTCGATGACATTGAACCAAATAAACCTAGAGGCGGACCTGTCCCGCTGACTCGCATTAAAACTTTAGTGTCAATGACAACGCCGAAAGATTTTCGCGCCCATGGGTCTTGTACTTTACCACCTTTCGTAGAACTTGATATGAGCGCAGAAGGATTTGCATGTTTATATTTACCCAGCGTCGCACCACAAAGTACAACTCCGCCTACGGTAGTGGCTGCTGACAGTAGCGTACTCGGTGGAATTGGTTCAG GCGATAGATTGTTTCCTCCGCAAACTGGACTAACCTATAGTACATGGATATGCGTTGATAAATTTAGCGATTCTAGAACTGATCCTCACTGTGTAAGATTATTAACCTTAGTGCGTACTCCACAATCAGCGAGAGATTTGATCTGTCTAACTGCGGTTCTCAGTGCTCGAGATAAAGCTATTATCGTATCAACGCAGGAGACACAGATGCCGCAAA ATGTAGGCGAATGGGAACCAGAAGGAACCGGTGAATGTGGTGCAAGGGTCTGGTGTCCCGACTTACTCCACGAAGGACAATGGCATCACATAGCTATAGTATTAAACCGCgctgtattaaaaaattcaagctTCTCGTTATATCTGGATGGTCAACACATTCACAGTCAGAAGCTTCACTATATTACGCAAGTTCCTGGAGGAGGAGCAGCGAATTTGACGGTAGCTTCGCCAGTATACGGGTACATAGGTACGCCTCCTTGTTGGCGACGCTACTCTAGGTTGGCATGGAAGCAGGGACCGTGTCACTTGGTAGAAGAAGTGTTTAATTCGCAAAGTATAGCGACACTGTTTAAATTAGGCCCACATTATATGGGTAGCCTACAAGCTCCACAGTTATTAG ttCAAGAACCTTTGATGCCTCTCGTTGCGGAAGAGAAAGTTGTATTTGGATTAAATGCCAAAGCGATGTCTCAATTAACGCTAGCTAAAATTAGGAAAGTTTATAGCCGCGCTGATAATAAGTCAATTGCTAAACAA CTTGGTATGTCATCACACGAAAATGCCACGCCTATTAGGGTCCTTCACAATTCAGCAGGACATCTTAGCGGACCAGCAAGAGCACTAGGAGGGGTAGTTGTTGGTTATCTCGGTGTTCGTGTTTTTAGTCCTCGACCAGTAGCCACAATGATCGACAATGTGGGTGGTTGTTCGGTGTTATTAG GTCTAATAGCCATGGCGCAAGATGTAGAATCTCTATACGCTGCGGTTAAGGCATTAGTTTGCGTCGTGAGATCCAATCAGGCGGCCCAGCAGGAAATGGATCGTCGAAGAGGATATCAGACATTGGCAATGTTACTACGAAGGAAATGTCCTCTTTTAAATAGTCACATACTCCATCTTACGTTCAGTCTTGTCGGTACAGTAGACAGCGGCAGAGAAACTAGCGCGATACCTAACGTCACAGCATTTCAGGATCTTCTGTGCGATTTGCAA GTCTGGCATGAAGCACCAGGAGAACTATTAAGATCGCTATTGGAACATTTGTACGAATTAATTGCAGAATCAAGCGAGAAAAGAACAAACTTACGGTTAATGAGGGATTTGCAATTAGTGCATAAATTGTTGCACATTTTAAGCGATGTAAAACAAAGTACCACGAGGCAAATTCTACTCGCCTTACTCAGTATCCTACTAAGTCAACCGAGACAAGCTGATTTACTATG GTTTGGTCAGTTTATTGTAGCTACGTTGCCTCAAAGTTCGGAGAAGCATTTAATTCTTCGAGAAAGCGAAGGAAACAAGGAAGGGGAGGGGGAACACATACTTTTACGAAACCGTTGTTTACAACTTTTGCATTCTTTGTTGTTTAATGGTCCCAAGCCAAATATAAA tatGTGCGAGGAATTATCTAAAGTGTTAGGCTTAGATTGGATATTACTGTTTCTTCAATCTGGGCTTCATAGTACAACAGTGATATGGGGGTTGCGAATTTTAGTGGCTGTTTGTTCCGTTCAACCGATATTACAGAAGTTTAAAGAAGGAACCAGCAACGGTAGCTGGCTGCGTCACACGGATCACAATAAAATGGCGCTAGCTCTTG GTTGTCACCAGCAAATGTCAGGTGGGGAAAGCAAGCCATCCGGTCTTCACGTACCAGGATTTCAACATTTGGGATGGTTATTACCGCAGCACGTAGACCTTGTTCCAGAgttatactttctttttatcgctCTTATGATGGGACAACCCGTGAAATTATTGCCTACAGATTCGAAAGTCATTTTAAAA ctCGATTTGGATAACGTGTGGAACTTCCTGTTCGGCGTTCCGGCGAACCATACTCTGTCATCATTTGCGAGTAGAATTAATCTTTGCCCCGAAGCCGTGGTTACCCTGTTAGCTATGGTGCGAACAATGCTGAATAATTACTCGGTCAA tcCTGAGTCCCTGCCAGATTGGTTAAGCGATTATCCAGTGACAATAATACAGTTCCTGTTCTTCCTTTATCATAATTTTACGGACTTCATGCAAGTGTTTATGTCTGCGGAAGTGTTGGGCGCATTAGCTGGTACTCTGTTCCCGAAACCTACAAGTTCCAGCCAAGATAGCAGCGGAGCTAGTACTCCAGCAGACGAG CAAGAACCGGTATTGGTGAGATCTCCATCAAAGGATGTCGGCTTGACGAATCATCCAGCGAAAAAGTTTGTTATGGACTTTTTACGAGTAATCGTGGTAGATTCCCTTTCTTTGCCAGTCACTGCGAAATCTCCGCCAGCTATCGACCTGGTATTGGAAGCATGGCCAGAACACGCTTCTACTGGACAGCAAACGCGCTATCAGACGGAGATTCTGTCTATTCTAATGGAGCATCTACTAGCCGCAGATGTTTTAATTGGAGAACAAGCGGCGTTACCTGTAGTCCCTGGAGGCTCGGTCAATAATATAACTAACAACGTGTGTTACGTCGCAGCCAGAATAGTAGATAAATTGTGGCAAGGCGCATTGACAAAAGACCCACACGAGGTGTTCGATTTCATTGTCAAATTAATTGGACAAGCAAAACGACGGCCTGGTGTCGTTAGTATGGAAGGTCTTCACCACTGTCTGAACAGAACGATACTATTTTTGCTGTCACGACCAACGGATTCGATAGCCGATCAAATGGCTGTATTAGAAGCACTACATAAGCTCACAACTCATAG GTTGTTAGTCTTTGGTGCTGGTAACCACGAATTGGAATTCATCAGTTGTTTAACTTACTGTTTACTACAACTAACAACCGACGTCAAAGTTACGCTCGATACAAACATGAGAACAATGTGGCACCTTAATCCGCAAGTCGAAGCCAGCGACGATAGGCTTACGTCTCATCAAGGTCATAACTTGATGGCCGTCGCTGCGACAAGAGTTTGGGAAGAGTTATACGTATGCAAGAAACCTGCCATAGAggaagtttttaaaatcacaCTTCCAGCGCCTGTAGGTAACGAACGCGCCCCTGAGTTATCGCTAGTGAGGGATCAAATGCATGAAGCTGCGACCAGGCTTTGGTTGAATTACGTTGTCATGGAAAGGAAAGCTTCGTACAGGGTTCCTTGGGAACTTCACAATCAAATACaatcgaaaattcaaaaagtaacGGGTGGTTTGACGAGATTAGCAAGTCGAACGAAAGTCCGTAAAGAGGAATCTGTGCGTGTCAGGCTGAGATTACATCAGAACACAGTAGCACAGTGGACAGAGCAACACATTGCACTGGTCCGCGAGCTTGCCGCAGGAAAGCGGTTGCAGTATATACAGACTAATCAACATACTCAGCGATACGTGTATCAAGAATGGTTGCAAACCGAAACAGAGTTGACGAGAGAACGCGGTTTGTGGGGACCACCGACACCCACCAGGCTTGATAAATGGATGCTAGATATGACCGAGGGTCCGTGTAGGATGAGAAAAAAGATGATGAAAAACGAgcttttttatatacattaccCGTACCGACCTGAATTGGAACATCCTGATAACAAACAACTGAAGTACAAGGTAGCAACAAGCACCGACAGTAAGGAATATTATCTGAAACAACTCGGTAATTCATCCGGCATGTTCGAACGGGAACGAGATCCTGTTATCGACGACACTCCATTAAACGTCAACGAAAGTTCCACGGAAAGCGAACCTCCAATGGTACCCTGTACGCTGGAACGTCACGCAAGCGAGCCAGACGAAGCACCAGAGGACAACgagcaagaagaagaaaataatcagACCGTCCCAGACAATCAAACTTTGATACGGCTATTAGAGGAACACGAGAAGATAAGTCACATGTTCAGATGTGCCAGAATTCAAGGTTTAGACACGACCGAAGGTTTGCTCTTATTTGGAAAAGAACACTTTTACGTGATTGACGGATTCACGCTGCTAAAGTCCAGAGAGATAAGGGATATTGAGAGTTTACCCGAGGCTTACGAACCAATATTGCCATCCCCTGGGTCTCCTAGAAGATCTAGAGCGATGAGACAATgctcgaaatttaattacgaagaTATCAGAGAGGTACACAAAAGAAGATATCTATTACAACCGATGGCATTAGAGGTATTCAGCGGAGACggtagaaattatttgttagCGTTTCCGCGTAAAGTGAGAAACAAGGTTTATCAGAGATTTATGACTTTCGCAACGGCGATCGCTGACAGCGCGCAACAGTCTGTGGCCGGCCAGAAGAGAACAGCGAACGTGGAACAGGCTACAGGTCTGTTATCGAACCTGATAGGCGAGACTTCGGTTACCCAACGATGGGTG AGAGGCGAGATATCCAATTTTCAATACTTGATGCATCTCAACACTTTAGCTGGTCGTAGTTACAATGACTTGATGCAGTACCCGATATTTCCTTGGATTTTGGCCGACTACGATAGCGAAGAGTTGGATCTCACTGATCCAGCAACGTTCAGAGACTTTGGTAAACCTATGGGCGCGCAGAGCCCGGAACGACTGTTGCAGTTCAAAAAAAG ATACAAAGAATGGGACGATCCGCATGGGGAAACACCTCCTTACCACTACGGAACACATTACTCTTCAGCGATGATTGTATGTTCTTACTTGGTGAGAATGGAGCCGTTCACGCAACATTTTCTTAGATTACAG GGTGGACATTTTGATCTGGCGGACAGAATGTTCAATAGTATAAAGGAAGCTTGGCTTTCCGCTTCTAAACATAATATGGCCGATGTGAAGGAGCTCATACCGGAGTTCTTTTACCTTCCAGAATTTCTCGTCAACTCGAATCACTTTGACTTAG GTTCTAAACAGAGTGGTGTACAATTGGGAGACATTGTACTTCCACCATGGGCAAAGCAGGATCCACGAGAATTCATACGCGCGCATCGACTCGCTTTGGAATGCGATTACGTCTCGCAACACCTTCACCAATGGATCGACTTGATATTCGGTTGCAAACAAAACGGTCCAGCTGCGGTTGAAGCTGTCAATGTGTTTCACCATTTGTTCTACGAAGGCAACGTGGACATTTACAA TATCGATGATCccttgaaaaaaaatgcgaCCATCGGGTTCATTAACAATTTTGGGCAAATAccgaaacaattgtttaaaaaaccACACCCGGCTAAGAAAATGACACAAAGGACCAGTGTTATCGACCCTGGGCCAATCACTCCCGGCTTAAGCATAACCACGTCTGACAAATTGTTCTTCCATAATCTTGATAACTTGAAACCATCGCTTCAGCCTATCAAAG AATTAAAGGGTCCCGTCGGACAGATACTGCACATAGACAAAGCAGTATTGGCcgttgaacaaaataaaacgctGATTCCGCCTACGTATAACAAGTACGTCGCATGGGGTTTCGCGGATCACTCCCTCAGAATAGGAAACTACGATAGCGACAAAGCGATATTCGTCTGCGAGGCTATGATGCAAAACAGCGGAGAGATAGTTGCTTGCGTTTGCCCGTCTTCCAAACTGATAGTAACCGCTGGCACAAGCTCC GTTGTGACGGTTTGGGAGTACACCAAGAGGCAACTGTCTATCAAACAATGTCTGTACGGTCACACCGACGCCGTCACGTGTTTGTCATCGAGTCCAGCGTACAACGTGATAGTATCAGGATCTCGAGATGGAACGGCAATTATATGGGATCTATCTCGATGCTTGTTCGTTCGCCAACTCAGAGGACACGCGGGACCAGTGGCCGCAGTAGCTATAAACGAATTGACG GGAGACATAGCTACCTGCGCGGCAACATGGCTGCACGTGTGGAGCATCAATGGCGAAGAATTGGCGAGCGTTAATACATGCGTTGGCCGAGCTGATAGGATGCAACAAATCTTATGCGTTGCTTTCAGTCAAACTCACGAATGGGATTCGCAGAACGTTATCATGACGGGATCGACTGACGGCGTAGCTCGA ATGTGGTCGATGGATTACGTGCAAGTGCCTGCAGAAGAAGAGAAACCAGAAGAAGCCGCAAACGCGAAGGAGAAAAACCCGAAGTCGAGTAGAAGTGAAAGTCAGAATGAAACTACAAAGAAACGGGTACACGAACTAGTTAAACAGATGAGCATTTCTGCCGAGGGATCAG TTTTAGCTATGCTTGCGAAAAGCGGATCAGAGAGCAGTCTCTCCGAACCTGAGAATTCTAAAGAAGCATCCAGATTAcacgaagagaaagaagaatgcTCGGATAACGAGTCGAGCAACGGTTCCACCAGCAAACCATCACCGCAGAATAATAACACGTCGACTGTTGTACTTAGAAGAAAAAGTCGAGGAAATCCCATGTTTCGCAAAAGCGAGGGTGGAGGACGCGCAGATAGCGAGGGTACACAGACAAG cGAGTCAGCCAGCATTGTCGGAGACTCTGAAGGAGCATTACGGGCTAGTAAAAGCGACACGAGCTTAACGGACAGCTTCGTCATGGTCACCGAAGCTGACACCAAACCTAAAAGGATCAATCCACAAAATATCTTAAGAGACGGTTTCAAGTGGCAACGGCAATTAGTGTTTAGAAGTAAATTAACGATGCACACCGCGTATGACCGGAAGGATAACACGGAACCAGCGTCTATAACAGCTCTCGCTGTGTCAAg AGATCACAGAACGGTGTATGTAGGAGATACGAGGGGGAGGGTCTTTTCATGGAGCGTGTGCGAGCAACCAGGACGCACGGTTGCCGATCACTGGCTCAAAGACGAAGGAGCAGATTGTTGCGTTGGCTGCGGGGTTAGATTTAATCTTTACGAGAGAAGACATCACTGTCGCAACTGTGGACAAGTATTCTGTTCAAA ATGCAGCCGATTCGAGTCGAAAATATCGAGACTCGGGATTTTAAAGCCTGTTAGAGTTTGTCAAGGTTGTTATTCGTCATTACGCTCTCAACATTCTGCTGAGAGCAGCGCTTAA